In Halobaculum magnesiiphilum, the following proteins share a genomic window:
- a CDS encoding helix-turn-helix domain-containing protein has protein sequence MSVGEDHGEARARLARRIAGEITLSGDPGATLRKWRTDFDVSQTELAERMGVSSSVVSDYESGRRESPGIGLVSRVVEGLLDIDESRGGSRIRQFARVVSAGFESDIVRDIREYPAALPTERVYEALDATEIAPGERDTVNGHTVINSIEAITSLSSEEFYRLYGQSTDRALVFTGVTRGESPLVALRVVTPTPNAVILHGLDEEALWDHAAALAQVDGFSLAVSTTDLEPALEELRSL, from the coding sequence ATGAGTGTGGGCGAGGACCACGGCGAGGCGCGAGCGCGTCTCGCCCGCCGGATCGCGGGCGAGATCACCCTCTCGGGGGATCCCGGAGCGACGCTCCGGAAGTGGCGCACGGACTTCGACGTCTCACAGACCGAGCTCGCCGAGCGGATGGGCGTCTCCTCGTCTGTCGTCTCCGACTACGAGAGCGGCCGCCGCGAATCGCCCGGGATCGGCCTCGTCTCCCGGGTGGTGGAGGGGCTGCTCGACATCGACGAGTCGCGCGGCGGCTCGCGCATCCGGCAGTTCGCCCGCGTCGTCTCCGCCGGCTTCGAGTCGGACATCGTCCGCGACATCCGCGAGTACCCCGCGGCGCTTCCGACCGAACGGGTGTACGAGGCGCTCGACGCCACCGAGATCGCCCCCGGCGAGCGCGACACGGTGAACGGCCACACGGTGATCAACTCCATCGAGGCGATCACGTCGCTGTCCTCCGAGGAGTTCTACCGGCTGTACGGCCAGTCGACCGACCGCGCGCTGGTGTTCACGGGCGTCACCCGCGGCGAGTCGCCGCTGGTGGCGCTGCGGGTCGTGACGCCGACGCCGAACGCGGTGATCCTCCACGGGCTCGACGAGGAGGCGCTGTGGGACCACGCCGCCGCGCTGGCGCAGGTCGACGGCTTCTCGCTCGCGGTCTCCACGACAGATCTCGAGCCGGCGCTGGAGGAGCTTCGGTCGCTGTAG